In one Roseofilum reptotaenium CS-1145 genomic region, the following are encoded:
- a CDS encoding NAD(P)/FAD-dependent oxidoreductase codes for MTNVVVIGAGLGGLPAVHELRSLLPKSDRLILISDHSHFTFIPGLIRVTLGMASLESIQIDLEPHLKRLGIEWINHKVTALNPHTQTITVEEGETVNYDYVAIATGASFAFDAIPGLGPHGGYTQSVCTPDHAIHAREAWVKYLENPGPLVVGAAPGAGCFGPAYEFLLMADSELRRRGLRDRVTLTYVTPEPYIGHLGVSDVKNAKEYTSELLKERGIETFTNAEITAITPDKITLKTGQQLPFSYSMILPSFRGAKFLQQLPDVANAKGFIPVNPTYRHRDFPSIYALGVAVALDQPDKTPIPIGLPKSGAMTEAMAVAVAHNIAVASGAVSAPFQRPTLESVCLAEYGETGIVYVAIPVLPDPSLEEPQNSYALKGRWVVWGKELLEYYFMVKMRWGLGMPWFERLGLRILFQVNIAKPYTYTSLTTTS; via the coding sequence ATGACAAACGTTGTAGTAATTGGGGCAGGTTTAGGTGGACTTCCAGCAGTACATGAATTACGCAGCTTACTGCCTAAGAGCGATCGCCTCATCCTCATTAGCGATCACTCCCATTTCACCTTTATCCCTGGATTAATTCGAGTCACCCTAGGTATGGCCTCGTTAGAATCGATTCAAATCGATCTCGAACCCCACCTCAAACGTTTGGGAATTGAATGGATTAACCACAAAGTCACCGCTCTCAACCCCCATACCCAAACCATTACCGTAGAAGAGGGAGAAACTGTCAACTATGACTATGTAGCGATCGCCACCGGAGCCTCCTTTGCTTTTGACGCAATCCCTGGACTCGGCCCCCATGGCGGTTATACCCAATCCGTTTGTACCCCAGATCACGCCATCCATGCGCGGGAAGCCTGGGTAAAATACCTGGAAAATCCTGGCCCCCTAGTCGTTGGAGCAGCCCCTGGAGCCGGTTGTTTTGGCCCTGCCTACGAATTTCTACTGATGGCAGATTCAGAATTACGCCGTCGAGGATTACGAGATCGAGTCACCCTCACCTACGTTACCCCAGAACCCTACATCGGCCACTTAGGCGTAAGTGATGTCAAAAATGCCAAAGAATACACCAGCGAACTCCTCAAAGAACGAGGGATAGAAACCTTTACCAATGCCGAAATTACAGCCATTACCCCAGACAAAATTACCCTCAAAACCGGTCAACAACTCCCCTTTAGCTACTCCATGATTTTACCGTCCTTCCGAGGAGCTAAATTCCTGCAACAACTGCCAGACGTTGCGAACGCCAAAGGCTTTATTCCCGTAAATCCCACCTATCGCCATCGGGATTTTCCCTCTATTTATGCCCTAGGAGTGGCAGTGGCTCTCGACCAACCCGATAAAACGCCCATTCCCATTGGTTTACCCAAAAGTGGAGCCATGACGGAAGCGATGGCTGTTGCTGTTGCTCACAATATTGCCGTAGCTAGTGGAGCGGTTTCTGCCCCCTTCCAGCGTCCGACCCTAGAATCCGTCTGTTTAGCGGAATATGGAGAGACCGGCATTGTCTATGTGGCGATTCCGGTACTGCCCGATCCCAGTTTAGAAGAGCCTCAAAATTCCTATGCTCTCAAAGGTCGTTGGGTGGTTTGGGGTAAAGAACTACTGGAATACTACTTTATGGTGAAAATGAGATGGGGTTTAGGAATGCCCTGGTTTGAACGGTTAGGACTGCGGATCTTATTCCAAGTGAACATCGCTAAACCCTATACTTATACTTCATTAACAACAACATCCTGA
- a CDS encoding DUF302 domain-containing protein translates to MNYHFSIVLNTTLEEAIAQVTDALKQEGFGILTEINVQNAFAKHGIDFHDYRILGACHPQLAHRALQADDKAGTLFPCNVVVQERGEGAVEVSAVNPLGMLKAVEHPDVQAMAEEASQKMEAVIRSLKTPVLTA, encoded by the coding sequence ATGAATTACCACTTTAGTATTGTTTTAAATACAACCCTGGAAGAGGCGATCGCCCAAGTCACCGATGCCCTAAAACAAGAAGGATTTGGGATTTTAACCGAAATCAATGTCCAAAACGCCTTCGCCAAACATGGTATAGATTTTCATGACTATCGGATTCTCGGTGCGTGTCATCCCCAACTTGCCCATCGTGCCCTACAAGCCGATGACAAAGCGGGAACCCTCTTTCCTTGCAATGTTGTGGTGCAAGAGAGGGGAGAAGGAGCGGTTGAAGTCTCTGCGGTTAACCCCTTGGGAATGCTCAAAGCAGTTGAACATCCTGATGTCCAAGCTATGGCTGAAGAAGCCAGTCAGAAAATGGAAGCCGTTATTCGCTCTCTGAAAACGCCAGTGTTAACTGCATAG